The following coding sequences are from one Passer domesticus isolate bPasDom1 chromosome 11, bPasDom1.hap1, whole genome shotgun sequence window:
- the LOC135278533 gene encoding ovocalyxin-32-like, with translation MPGLRALPGLRASPPALLLLLSLAFARGSLAAQQLQPGSRSAAAAARVALQYRNFQAGSLGGLRALGQVRKATLKNIPESGHKYYLQFSTEDYRTGEDAGNCLATVLYPKEKSRPVVSIKCSHTKDKKEIQEEDNTLYQRLRHQSKPITANNIPDSYGNIEPALEPVWALAVLGSSSIMWEKSTETLGYFLAQVKSVRQWARKDDFVEFDYTVLLHEMPTQEIISCHMRLTWLPGQPLQVKHFCASEAQGAEQGSGAESGSAAGPPAAKGASF, from the exons ATGCCGGGGCTCCGCGCCCTGCCGGGGCTCCGCGCCTCACCGCCcgccttgctgctgctgctctcgcTGGCTTTTGCCCGGGGCAGCCTCGCcgcgcagcagctgcagcccggCAGCCGctcggccgcggcggcggcgcgggtgGCCCTGCAGTACCGCAACTTCCAGGCGGGATCCCTCGGCGGGCTCAGGGCGCTCGGGCAGGTCCGCAAGGCTACGCTGAAG AACATCCCAGAGTCTGGCCACAAGTATTACCTGCAGTTCAGCACTGAGGACTACAGGACTGGG GAAGATGCTGGGAACTGCCTGGCTACAGTGCTGTATCCAAAGGAAAAGTCTCGTCCTGTTGTCAGCATCAAGTGCTCCCACACCAAAGACAAGAAGGAAATCCAGGAAGAGGACAACACATTGTACCAAAGGCTCAGGCACCAAAGCAAACCCATAACTGCAAACAACATTCCAG ACAGCTATGGCAACATTGAGCCAGCCCTGGAGCCAGTgtgggctctggctgtgcttggcagcagctccatcatGTGGGAGAAGTCCACAGAGACCCTGGGATACTTCCTGGCCCAAGTGAAGTCCGTGAGGCAGTGG GCCAGGAAAGACGATTTTGTTGAGTTTGACTACACTGTGCTACTGCATGAAATGCCAACCCAG GAAATCATTTCCTGTCACATGCGCCTGACGTGGCTCCCGGGGCAGCCTCTGCAAGTGAAACACTTCTGTGCTTCCGAGGCCCagggtgcagagcagggctctggggcagaGTCTGGATCAGCTGCTGGCCCTCCTGCTGCAAAGGGAGCCAGTTTCTAG